From the Rhodoferax sp. WC2427 genome, one window contains:
- the hmpA gene encoding NO-inducible flavohemoprotein: MLTPEQRAIVKSTVPLLESGGEALTTHFYKILLAEHPEVRPFFNQAHQANGDQPRALANGVLMYARHIDRLEQLGGLVSTIINKHVSLQIEPGHYPAVGACLLRAIREVLGAEIATDAVIKAWGAAYGQLADILIGAEEKIYADTAAAPGGWRGTRAFRVVRKEAESSEITSFTLQPQDGGALVDFAPGQFIGLRLVVDGNEIRRNYSLSAAPNGTDYRISVKREPGGVASNYLHDSVQVGDLLDLAPPAGDFVLATGERPVVLISGGVGITPTLALLDQALQGTRPVHFIHCARNRHVHAFRAAIDARAARHPQLQRFYVYDEHMGADHAPDAVGHLSTADLARWLPMSKDVDAYFLGPKPFMRHVKKQLRELGVPEAQTRYEFFGPASALD, from the coding sequence ATGCTGACCCCCGAACAACGTGCCATCGTCAAGTCCACCGTGCCCCTGCTGGAAAGCGGCGGCGAAGCGCTGACCACGCATTTCTACAAAATTTTGCTGGCCGAGCACCCCGAGGTGCGCCCGTTCTTCAACCAGGCCCACCAGGCCAATGGCGACCAGCCGCGCGCCCTGGCCAACGGCGTGTTGATGTACGCCCGCCACATCGACCGGCTGGAGCAGCTGGGCGGCTTGGTGTCCACCATCATCAACAAACACGTCTCCTTGCAAATTGAGCCCGGCCACTACCCGGCGGTGGGAGCCTGCCTGCTGCGCGCCATCCGCGAAGTGCTGGGGGCCGAGATTGCCACCGATGCCGTTATCAAAGCGTGGGGCGCGGCCTACGGCCAGCTGGCCGACATCCTGATCGGTGCCGAAGAAAAAATCTACGCCGACACCGCCGCCGCCCCCGGTGGCTGGCGCGGTACGCGGGCTTTCCGTGTGGTCCGCAAAGAGGCCGAGAGCAGCGAAATCACCTCGTTCACCCTGCAGCCGCAAGACGGTGGCGCGCTGGTGGACTTCGCGCCCGGCCAGTTCATTGGCCTGCGCCTGGTGGTGGACGGCAATGAGATCCGCCGCAACTACTCGCTGAGCGCCGCACCCAACGGCACGGACTACCGCATCAGCGTCAAGCGCGAGCCCGGCGGCGTGGCGTCCAACTACCTGCACGACAGCGTGCAGGTGGGCGATCTGCTGGATCTGGCCCCGCCCGCAGGCGACTTTGTGCTGGCCACGGGCGAGCGCCCGGTGGTGCTGATCAGCGGTGGGGTCGGCATCACGCCCACGCTGGCCCTGCTGGACCAGGCTTTGCAAGGCACGCGCCCGGTGCATTTCATCCACTGCGCGCGCAACCGCCATGTGCACGCCTTCCGTGCCGCCATCGATGCACGGGCGGCACGCCACCCGCAGCTCCAGCGCTTTTATGTGTACGACGAGCATATGGGCGCCGACCACGCACCGGACGCCGTAGGCCACCTCAGCACCGCCGACCTGGCCCGTTGGCTGCCCATGTCCAAGGACGTGGATGCCTACTTCCTGGGCCCCAAGCCCTTCATGCGCCACGTGAAGAAGCAATTGCGCGAGCTGGGCGTGCCCGAAGCGCAAACCCGCTACGAGTTTTTTGGCCCGGCCAGCGCGTTGGACTGA
- a CDS encoding type II 3-dehydroquinate dehydratase — MAHPLFVLNGSNLNMLGKREPHLYGTTTLAEVQSRTEALAAQLGLDCDFRQTNHEGVLVDWIQEAYEKDAAVVINPAGFSFHSIPVLDALKLLRKPLIEVHISNIHQRTAQYQHSLVSLVAQGVICGLGVGGYLLAVRAVADALATDPL; from the coding sequence ATGGCCCACCCCCTGTTTGTTCTCAATGGCTCCAACCTCAACATGCTCGGCAAGCGCGAGCCGCATCTGTACGGCACCACTACCCTGGCCGAGGTCCAAAGCCGCACCGAAGCCCTGGCCGCCCAGTTGGGCCTGGACTGCGACTTTCGCCAGACCAACCACGAGGGCGTGCTGGTGGACTGGATCCAGGAGGCGTACGAGAAAGATGCCGCCGTGGTCATCAACCCGGCCGGTTTTTCCTTCCACTCCATCCCGGTGCTGGACGCACTCAAGCTGCTGCGCAAGCCGCTGATCGAGGTGCACATCTCCAACATCCACCAGCGCACGGCGCAGTACCAGCATTCGCTGGTGTCGCTGGTGGCGCAGGGCGTGATCTGCGGGCTGGGCGTGGGCGGCTACCTGCTGGCCGTGCGCGCCGTGGCCGACGCGCTGGCGACCGACCCGCTGTAA
- a CDS encoding methyl-accepting chemotaxis protein, whose product MKFNDIRVSHKLWGTILGLLLAMLLVTVWTQLQTREVNETADRQVAHYENAITSATGWRGMVEMAVSMNIYSVLTTDEAQSKVFEARAAELTAKINPIQERMNKAALAPSDKAALDRITSTRADIRGLSDKVKQLKEARDAEASQAFIDKDYKPRAAVYLEAMDTFIAQQIQQRDAAKLAAQEAGKNVALVAVACVAVVFALGVLLAQWLVRSITLPLARAMAVTDAIAAGDLLQEVQDPRKDEFGHLLRSLGGMVTKLRGLVAEVRTGVDAVSTASHEIATGNHDLSERTEQTASNLQQAAASMEQLTSTVAQAADTARQANQLATTAAQAATRGGEAVAQVIGTMQHISTSSKRIADIIGTIDGIAFQTNILALNAAVEAARAGEQGRGFAVVASEVRSLAQRSAEAAKEIKTLIGASVQTVEAGTQQVSRAGETMGEIVSSVGRVSDLIGEISAASTEQRDGIAQVNQAVNQLDQMTQQNAALVEQSAAAASGLRDQSQRLAEVVSVFNVGGHTAKLTAPVPRAMAAPMRPAIAARPAVAKALPGKSSRPAQPAIQHTAKALARTPVPAKPAPALRRPVAITAKPAPARPALARPAAAKGGEGDWESF is encoded by the coding sequence ATGAAATTCAATGACATACGGGTATCCCACAAGCTGTGGGGCACGATTCTGGGTTTGCTGTTGGCAATGCTGCTGGTCACGGTGTGGACCCAGTTGCAGACCCGCGAGGTCAACGAGACCGCCGACCGACAGGTGGCGCATTACGAGAATGCCATCACCTCCGCCACCGGCTGGCGCGGCATGGTCGAGATGGCGGTCAGCATGAACATCTACAGCGTGCTCACCACCGACGAGGCGCAAAGCAAGGTCTTCGAAGCCCGCGCCGCCGAGCTCACCGCCAAGATCAACCCGATCCAGGAGCGCATGAACAAGGCCGCCTTGGCACCGTCGGACAAGGCCGCACTGGACCGCATTACCAGCACCCGCGCCGATATCCGCGGCCTGAGCGACAAGGTCAAGCAGCTGAAGGAAGCACGCGATGCCGAGGCCAGCCAGGCCTTCATCGACAAAGACTACAAACCCCGCGCCGCGGTGTACCTGGAGGCGATGGACACCTTCATCGCCCAGCAGATCCAGCAGCGCGATGCCGCCAAGCTGGCCGCGCAAGAGGCCGGTAAAAACGTGGCCCTGGTGGCCGTGGCCTGCGTGGCGGTGGTGTTTGCACTGGGCGTGCTGCTGGCGCAATGGCTGGTGCGCTCCATCACGCTGCCGCTGGCGCGGGCCATGGCCGTGACCGATGCCATCGCCGCGGGGGACCTGTTGCAGGAGGTGCAAGACCCACGCAAAGACGAGTTCGGCCACTTGCTGCGCTCGCTGGGTGGCATGGTCACCAAGCTGCGTGGCCTGGTGGCCGAGGTGCGCACCGGCGTGGATGCGGTGTCTACCGCCTCCCACGAGATCGCCACCGGCAACCACGACCTGTCGGAGCGTACCGAGCAAACCGCCTCCAACCTGCAGCAGGCCGCCGCCAGCATGGAGCAGCTGACCAGCACCGTGGCCCAGGCCGCAGACACTGCCCGCCAGGCCAACCAGCTGGCCACCACGGCCGCCCAGGCCGCTACCCGTGGCGGCGAAGCGGTGGCGCAGGTGATCGGCACCATGCAGCACATCAGCACCTCGTCCAAGCGCATTGCCGACATCATCGGCACCATCGACGGCATCGCCTTCCAGACCAATATCCTGGCCCTGAACGCCGCGGTGGAAGCCGCCCGCGCCGGGGAACAGGGCCGGGGTTTTGCCGTGGTGGCCAGCGAAGTGCGCAGCCTGGCGCAGCGCAGCGCCGAAGCTGCCAAAGAGATCAAGACGCTGATCGGCGCGTCGGTGCAAACCGTCGAGGCGGGCACCCAGCAGGTCAGCCGGGCGGGTGAAACCATGGGCGAAATCGTCAGCAGCGTGGGCCGCGTGAGCGACCTGATCGGTGAGATCAGTGCCGCGTCGACCGAGCAGCGCGACGGCATTGCCCAGGTCAACCAGGCGGTGAACCAACTGGACCAGATGACCCAGCAAAACGCCGCCCTGGTGGAGCAGTCTGCCGCCGCAGCGTCCGGCCTGCGCGACCAGTCCCAGCGGCTGGCCGAAGTGGTGTCGGTGTTCAACGTGGGCGGCCACACCGCCAAGCTGACGGCGCCGGTGCCACGCGCCATGGCCGCGCCCATGCGCCCGGCCATTGCGGCCCGGCCAGCCGTGGCCAAAGCCTTGCCCGGGAAATCCTCTAGACCCGCTCAACCCGCCATCCAGCACACGGCGAAAGCTCTGGCCCGCACCCCGGTGCCCGCCAAGCCCGCCCCGGCCCTGCGCCGCCCGGTGGCCATTACCGCCAAACCGGCGCCCGCCCGGCCTGCGCTGGCGCGGCCTGCGGCAGCCAAGGGCGGCGAGGGTGACTGGGAAAGCTTCTAA
- the recJ gene encoding single-stranded-DNA-specific exonuclease RecJ: MKITARDIPPRAVWALEQAGVHPLLARLFAARGVDNKDALDDGLGRLLPPASMLGTQAAAVLLADAIAANKRICIVADYDCDGATACAVGVRGLRLLGARHADYIVPDRVVDGYGLTASISRRVKDSGADLLVTVDNGIASFEGVAEAKALGLQVLVTDHHLPAMRDGQIAVPNADVIVNPNQPGCSFESKSIAGVGVMFYVLLALRAELRQRGVFTAETQPKLDPLLTLVALGTVADVVKLDANNRRLVAQGLKRLRAQAQPAGLAALFVAAGRVAKVATTFDFGFALGPRINAAGRLADMTLGIECLLTDDPARATELATLLDKINRERREIEGGMREQAMLVAESLFDESEEPPPAICVFDPDFHEGVVGIVASRLKDKLHRPTFVFAASKAPGKEHELKGSGRSIPGFHLRDALDLVAKRHPGVLLRFGGHAMAAGCTVHEDHLAAFEQGLQQVALEWLDAATLTRRLETDGPLAPEYRRAELVDVLHKEVWGQGFAPPTFSEELEVVSQRLVGEKHLSLKLKHQGQPVDGIWFGHTESLPNKVTLAFRLDVNEWQGQRRVQFLVEGVAD, translated from the coding sequence ATGAAAATAACAGCACGCGACATTCCCCCCCGCGCCGTCTGGGCGCTGGAGCAAGCGGGTGTCCACCCCCTGCTGGCCCGCCTGTTCGCCGCCCGCGGCGTGGACAACAAGGACGCGCTGGACGACGGCCTGGGCCGCCTGCTGCCGCCCGCCAGCATGCTGGGCACGCAAGCCGCCGCCGTCCTGCTGGCCGATGCGATTGCGGCGAACAAGCGCATCTGCATCGTGGCCGACTACGACTGCGACGGGGCCACGGCCTGCGCGGTGGGTGTGCGCGGCCTGCGCCTGCTGGGGGCCCGGCACGCCGACTACATCGTGCCCGACCGGGTGGTGGACGGCTATGGCCTCACCGCCAGCATCTCGCGCCGCGTCAAAGACAGCGGGGCCGACCTGCTGGTGACGGTGGACAACGGCATTGCCAGCTTCGAAGGCGTGGCCGAGGCCAAGGCCCTGGGCCTGCAGGTGCTGGTGACCGACCACCACCTGCCCGCCATGCGCGACGGCCAGATCGCCGTGCCGAATGCGGACGTGATCGTGAATCCCAACCAGCCCGGCTGCAGCTTCGAGAGCAAATCCATCGCCGGGGTCGGCGTGATGTTTTACGTGCTGCTGGCGCTGCGGGCCGAGCTGCGCCAACGCGGTGTGTTTACCGCCGAGACGCAACCCAAGCTGGACCCGCTGCTGACCCTGGTGGCCCTGGGCACGGTGGCCGATGTGGTCAAGCTCGATGCCAACAACCGCCGCCTGGTAGCCCAAGGGCTCAAACGGCTGCGCGCGCAGGCGCAACCGGCGGGACTAGCTGCGTTATTTGTAGCAGCAGGCCGTGTCGCCAAAGTGGCCACCACCTTCGACTTCGGCTTTGCCCTGGGCCCGCGCATTAACGCCGCAGGCCGCCTGGCCGACATGACGCTGGGCATCGAATGCCTGCTGACCGACGACCCGGCCCGTGCCACCGAGCTGGCCACCCTGCTTGACAAAATCAACCGCGAGCGCCGCGAGATCGAGGGCGGCATGCGCGAGCAGGCCATGCTGGTGGCCGAGTCGCTGTTTGACGAATCGGAAGAGCCGCCCCCGGCCATTTGCGTGTTCGACCCCGACTTCCACGAGGGCGTGGTGGGGATCGTGGCCAGCCGCCTCAAAGACAAGCTGCACCGCCCCACCTTCGTGTTCGCCGCCAGCAAGGCCCCGGGCAAAGAGCACGAGCTCAAGGGCTCGGGCCGCTCCATCCCCGGCTTCCACCTACGCGACGCACTCGACCTGGTGGCCAAGCGCCATCCCGGCGTGCTGCTGCGCTTTGGCGGCCACGCCATGGCGGCGGGCTGCACGGTGCACGAAGACCACCTGGCCGCGTTCGAGCAAGGCCTGCAGCAGGTGGCACTGGAGTGGCTGGATGCCGCCACCCTGACGCGCCGCCTGGAAACCGACGGCCCACTGGCGCCCGAATACCGCCGCGCCGAGCTGGTGGACGTGCTGCACAAGGAGGTCTGGGGCCAGGGCTTTGCGCCGCCCACCTTCAGCGAAGAGCTGGAAGTGGTGTCGCAGCGCCTGGTGGGCGAAAAGCATTTGTCGCTGAAGCTCAAGCACCAGGGCCAGCCGGTAGACGGCATCTGGTTCGGCCACACCGAAAGCCTGCCCAACAAGGTGACGCTGGCGTTCCGCCTGGACGTGAACGAGTGGCAGGGCCAGCGGCGGGTGCAGTTCCTGGTGGAAGGGGTGGCCGACTAG
- a CDS encoding ABC transporter substrate-binding protein codes for MKTIHHALTALLVSAACAAAAQTGPVKFAGIMELSGSGATPGTNFNNGVKLAVKEINASGGILGRQIDYQPADSQTNPAVAKALAQKAIDGNAYVVLGPVHSGSMLVTMSETQRANVTNFTGGEAAGITQQGNPYVFRSSFTQLISMPKVARYIKDSVKAGSVAVMYTNNDYGKGGHDAMLKALEAQGIKVAADVPTDPQQIDFSAAVLKVKQSGADALFLYTLEEESARALRELRKQGYAKPIIGETTAVSQKTIELAGESANGMLGHVGLTVDAPEPRIKAFDARFQSEYKYKSEHNGMKGYISVYVVKAMTEKLGKFDSKLLAESLHGAKIFAAQNPGVLMDLAFDKNGDLDRESFLIRVEQGKQQVVQILPAMSAK; via the coding sequence ATGAAAACCATCCACCACGCCCTCACCGCCCTGCTGGTCAGCGCCGCCTGCGCCGCAGCCGCCCAGACCGGCCCTGTCAAGTTCGCGGGCATCATGGAGCTGTCGGGCAGCGGTGCCACGCCGGGCACCAATTTCAACAACGGCGTGAAGCTGGCGGTGAAAGAAATCAACGCCAGTGGCGGCATCCTCGGGCGGCAGATCGACTACCAGCCCGCCGACTCGCAAACCAACCCCGCCGTGGCCAAGGCCCTGGCGCAAAAGGCGATTGACGGCAATGCCTACGTGGTGCTGGGGCCGGTGCATTCCGGCTCCATGCTGGTGACGATGTCGGAGACCCAGCGCGCCAATGTGACCAACTTCACCGGCGGCGAGGCGGCGGGCATCACCCAGCAGGGCAACCCGTATGTGTTCCGCTCGTCGTTCACGCAGCTGATCTCCATGCCCAAGGTGGCGCGCTACATCAAGGATTCGGTGAAGGCCGGCAGCGTGGCGGTCATGTACACCAACAACGACTACGGCAAAGGCGGCCACGATGCCATGCTGAAGGCACTGGAAGCCCAGGGCATCAAGGTCGCCGCAGACGTGCCCACCGACCCGCAGCAGATCGACTTTTCGGCCGCTGTGCTCAAGGTCAAGCAGTCGGGTGCGGACGCGCTGTTTTTGTACACGCTGGAGGAAGAATCCGCCCGGGCGCTGCGCGAACTGCGCAAGCAGGGCTATGCCAAGCCCATCATTGGCGAGACCACCGCCGTGAGCCAGAAGACCATCGAGCTGGCGGGCGAGTCGGCCAACGGCATGCTGGGCCACGTGGGCCTGACGGTGGACGCGCCCGAGCCGCGCATCAAGGCCTTTGATGCCCGCTTCCAGAGCGAATACAAGTACAAGAGCGAGCACAACGGCATGAAGGGCTACATCAGCGTCTACGTGGTCAAGGCCATGACCGAAAAGCTCGGCAAGTTCGACTCCAAGCTGCTGGCCGAGTCGCTGCACGGTGCCAAGATCTTTGCCGCGCAAAACCCCGGCGTGCTGATGGACCTGGCCTTCGACAAAAACGGCGACCTGGACCGCGAAAGCTTTCTGATCCGCGTCGAGCAGGGCAAGCAGCAGGTGGTGCAGATCCTGCCCGCCATGTCCGCCAAATAG
- a CDS encoding NAD(P)/FAD-dependent oxidoreductase — MRTPTPNPSAHRIVIVGGGAAGLVLATGLGNSLGRKGLVDITLIDKARTHIWKPKLHEIAAGSMDVGRHELNYLAQAHWHHFHYRVGEMNGLDRTNKLVHVAPFVDEDGVVVTAQRSFPYDTLVMAVGSRSNDFGTPGVDQHALKLETLADAERFHRRMLDACVRANAQETPLLPAQLQVAVIGAGATGVELVAQLHRTTREVVAFGLDRINPERDIKLNLIEAADRILPALSPRLSTGAHNLLNSLGIKVHTSARVSGVGADNVQLASGEVIPAELVVWAAGIKAPGFLKDIDGLETNRINQLAVQQNLLTTRDDSIFALGDCSACPWPEKGGFVPPRAQAANQQASHLVKQIKRRLAGKPLEPYRYRDFGSLVSLGDYSAVGSLMGGIMEGSLFIDGLVARVMYTSLYKMHELALHGMTKVTLETLTRAITRRTESHVKLH; from the coding sequence ATGCGCACCCCTACACCCAACCCTTCGGCCCACCGCATCGTCATCGTTGGAGGCGGGGCTGCTGGTCTGGTACTGGCCACCGGCCTGGGTAATTCGCTAGGCCGCAAGGGCTTGGTAGACATCACCCTGATCGACAAGGCCCGCACCCACATCTGGAAACCCAAGCTGCACGAGATCGCTGCGGGCAGCATGGATGTGGGCCGCCACGAGCTCAACTACCTGGCGCAGGCGCACTGGCACCATTTCCACTACCGGGTGGGCGAAATGAATGGCCTGGACCGGACCAACAAGCTGGTCCACGTGGCCCCGTTCGTCGACGAAGACGGGGTGGTGGTCACCGCCCAGCGCAGCTTTCCCTACGACACCCTGGTGATGGCCGTTGGCAGCCGCAGCAACGACTTCGGCACCCCCGGTGTCGACCAGCACGCCCTGAAGCTGGAGACCCTGGCCGATGCCGAGCGATTCCACCGCCGCATGCTCGACGCCTGCGTGCGCGCCAACGCCCAGGAAACCCCGCTGCTGCCTGCGCAGCTGCAGGTGGCGGTGATCGGGGCCGGGGCCACCGGCGTGGAACTGGTGGCGCAGCTGCACCGCACCACCCGCGAAGTGGTGGCCTTCGGGCTGGACCGCATCAACCCCGAGCGCGACATCAAGCTCAACCTGATCGAAGCCGCCGACCGCATCCTGCCCGCGCTGTCGCCGCGCCTGTCCACCGGAGCCCACAACCTGCTCAACAGCCTGGGCATCAAGGTGCACACCTCGGCCCGCGTGTCGGGCGTGGGGGCCGACAACGTGCAACTGGCCAGCGGCGAGGTCATCCCGGCCGAGCTGGTGGTGTGGGCGGCGGGCATCAAGGCACCAGGCTTCCTGAAGGACATCGACGGCCTGGAAACCAACCGCATCAACCAGCTGGCGGTGCAGCAAAACCTGCTCACCACGCGCGACGACAGCATCTTTGCCCTGGGCGACTGCTCCGCCTGCCCCTGGCCCGAGAAAGGCGGCTTTGTGCCGCCGCGCGCCCAGGCCGCCAACCAGCAGGCATCGCACCTGGTCAAGCAGATCAAGCGCCGCCTGGCGGGCAAACCGCTGGAGCCGTACCGCTACCGCGACTTCGGCTCGCTGGTGTCGCTGGGCGACTACAGCGCGGTTGGCAGTCTCATGGGCGGGATCATGGAAGGCAGCCTGTTCATCGACGGGCTGGTGGCGCGGGTGATGTACACCTCGCTCTACAAAATGCACGAACTCGCCCTGCACGGCATGACCAAAGTCACGCTGGAAACCCTCACCCGCGCTATCACCCGGCGCACCGAATCGCACGTCAAGCTGCATTGA
- a CDS encoding IclR family transcriptional regulator, translating to MTAALDRGLDLLEHLAGHPEGLPLALIADSANMPKSSCHRVLLALVARGYVKQLHAQGDYVLTTKVAALGLGFLSGSGIVDIAQPLIERLAEASGELARLSIVDEDRLTWVAKAEGGRKGFRYDPDMGMDARLSCTSSGHAWMLTLSDERAVALVSKQGFGSPREYGPKAPTTVKALLGFLHAARVRGYAMIDEVFAPGMAAVAAPVQRRGRPAMAVISIAGPRQRLTAARIQALAPALLAATEELAAESSASGLFSKTPLGKG from the coding sequence ATGACCGCTGCACTCGACCGGGGACTGGACCTGCTGGAACACCTGGCCGGCCACCCCGAAGGCCTGCCCCTGGCACTGATTGCCGACTCGGCCAACATGCCCAAGAGCAGTTGCCACCGGGTGCTGCTGGCGCTGGTGGCGCGCGGCTACGTGAAGCAGCTGCATGCCCAGGGCGACTATGTGCTGACCACCAAGGTGGCGGCGCTGGGCCTGGGGTTTCTGAGCGGCTCGGGCATCGTGGACATTGCCCAGCCACTGATCGAGCGCCTGGCCGAGGCCTCGGGCGAGCTGGCCCGCCTGTCCATCGTGGACGAAGACCGCCTGACCTGGGTGGCCAAGGCCGAGGGCGGGCGCAAGGGCTTCCGCTACGACCCCGACATGGGCATGGACGCACGCCTGTCCTGCACCTCGTCCGGCCACGCCTGGATGCTGACCTTGAGCGACGAACGCGCGGTGGCCCTGGTGTCGAAGCAGGGTTTTGGCTCGCCCAGGGAATACGGGCCCAAAGCCCCCACCACGGTGAAGGCGCTGTTGGGCTTTTTGCATGCCGCCCGGGTGCGCGGCTACGCGATGATCGATGAGGTGTTTGCCCCCGGCATGGCGGCGGTGGCCGCGCCGGTGCAGCGCCGGGGCCGCCCGGCCATGGCCGTCATCAGCATCGCCGGGCCACGGCAGCGGCTGACCGCCGCGCGCATCCAGGCCCTGGCCCCCGCGCTGCTGGCGGCCACCGAAGAACTGGCGGCAGAGAGCAGTGCCTCGGGCTTGTTTTCAAAAACCCCGCTGGGCAAGGGCTGA
- the norR gene encoding nitric oxide reductase transcriptional regulator NorR — protein sequence MTTKSLLQTIVPLVDDLARELPDGERYRRLLEAVRALLPCDAAALLRLDGATLVPLAVNGLSHDTLGRRFQVVEHPRLQALLQAPGPLRFPPDSPLPDPYDGLIPGVQLEVHDCMGCPVLLGDTPWGVLTLDALDKERFSTVDLGDLQAFASLAAATVSVVQRIAGLAHTAQTEHLRAESYRALALDHPTPMLIGQSPAHQRLLADIATVGNSDLTVLVTGETGVGKELVAQALHAASPRAARPLISLNCAALPESLVESELFGHVRGAFSGAVADRRGKFELADGGTLFLDEVGELSLAVQAKLLRVLQGGQLQRLGSDREHRVDVRVIAATNRDLAQEVRAGRYRADFYHRLSVYPLPVPPLRERGHDALLLAGHFLELNRSRLGLGSLRLDADAQAALLAHPWPGNVRELEHLIARSALKAQQGAAPRARIVSVTAAHLGLGQDLAPELQRASLPADAAAPVDLRTSVDDHQRQRIAASLQRLDGNWASVARELGLHRANLVRLARRLGLRAR from the coding sequence ATGACTACCAAATCCCTGCTGCAAACCATTGTCCCCCTGGTGGACGACCTGGCCCGGGAGCTGCCCGACGGCGAGCGCTACCGCCGCCTGCTGGAGGCCGTGCGCGCGCTTTTGCCCTGCGACGCGGCAGCGCTGTTACGACTGGACGGGGCTACGCTGGTGCCGCTGGCGGTCAACGGCCTGAGCCACGACACCCTGGGGCGGCGCTTCCAGGTGGTCGAGCACCCGCGCCTGCAGGCTCTGCTGCAAGCCCCCGGCCCGCTGCGGTTTCCGCCCGACAGCCCCCTGCCCGACCCGTATGACGGGCTCATCCCCGGTGTCCAACTGGAGGTGCACGACTGCATGGGCTGCCCGGTGCTGCTGGGCGACACCCCCTGGGGCGTGCTGACGCTGGATGCGTTGGACAAAGAGCGTTTCAGCACCGTCGACCTGGGCGACCTGCAGGCCTTTGCCAGCCTGGCCGCCGCTACCGTCAGCGTGGTGCAGCGCATTGCCGGGCTGGCCCACACCGCGCAAACCGAGCACCTGCGGGCCGAAAGCTACCGCGCCCTGGCACTGGACCACCCCACCCCCATGCTGATCGGCCAAAGCCCGGCCCACCAGCGCCTGCTGGCCGACATTGCCACCGTGGGCAACAGCGACCTGACGGTGCTGGTCACCGGCGAAACCGGCGTGGGCAAAGAGCTGGTGGCCCAGGCGCTGCATGCCGCCTCGCCGCGTGCGGCCCGCCCGTTGATCAGCCTGAACTGCGCGGCCCTGCCCGAGTCGCTGGTGGAAAGCGAACTGTTTGGCCACGTGCGCGGCGCGTTCTCGGGTGCGGTGGCCGACCGGCGTGGCAAGTTCGAGCTGGCCGATGGTGGCACCTTGTTTCTGGACGAGGTGGGCGAGCTGTCGCTGGCGGTGCAGGCCAAGCTGCTGCGGGTGTTGCAGGGCGGGCAGTTGCAGCGCCTGGGCTCGGACCGCGAGCACCGGGTGGACGTGCGGGTGATTGCCGCCACCAACCGCGACCTGGCGCAGGAGGTGCGCGCGGGCCGCTACCGGGCCGACTTCTACCACCGCCTCAGCGTCTACCCGCTACCGGTGCCGCCGCTGCGCGAGCGCGGGCACGACGCGCTGCTGCTGGCCGGGCATTTTCTGGAGCTGAACCGCTCGCGCCTGGGCCTGGGCAGCCTGCGCCTGGATGCCGATGCCCAGGCGGCCCTGCTGGCCCACCCCTGGCCCGGCAATGTGCGCGAGCTGGAGCACCTGATTGCCCGCAGCGCGCTCAAAGCCCAGCAGGGTGCCGCCCCCCGGGCGCGCATCGTCAGCGTGACGGCGGCGCACCTGGGTCTGGGCCAGGACCTGGCACCAGAATTGCAACGGGCCAGCCTGCCCGCAGACGCGGCAGCCCCGGTCGATTTGCGCACCTCGGTGGACGACCACCAGCGCCAGCGCATCGCCGCCAGCCTGCAGCGCCTGGACGGCAACTGGGCTTCGGTCGCCCGCGAACTGGGCCTGCACCGGGCCAATCTGGTGCGGTTGGCGCGCCGGCTGGGCCTGCGCGCCCGCTAA